TAATTTCATGCATGTTCTTTCATCTTTTTGTACAAAAGTGTATACTTACCAACCGAATGTTGAAATTTCATATAATTACaacttaataatttttatagaaTTATTATAGCTtcaagtaaaacatcacattcaTTACTTAAGAAATTTATGTCCCTCTATATCCATGCTCCaatcaaatatgttttatatGGTCTAGAAAAATTTGAATTaccaataaatattaaaaagagaaaaaaataaaaatagaatttgtCTCTTAATTTTAGCATTTGTGTAACACTTAGTGATATGCGTGCtatgatgattttgaagtgAAGTGATTTTAATGAAACATCAATTAAATTTAATCAGGTAAAACACAGACATCTGATACGATCGATATTGACACATCAACATTGATAAcaatttgaaaggaaaaaattgATGTCTTGGTGTCAGATACAGATATTGTGACACCAGCTACACAACTTTAATTTGAAGTGTCTGTGCTTGATAATATAAGTAGCGTACCTCATCGAATGTGCTTTTTCGAAACGGGAGGAAGCCGAAATGATCGGATTTAAGGTGTTGAATATCCAAGGCAGCATTTGTGAAGCTTGTTAAAGGATTAACACCAACAACAGCAGACATTTCATCTCTATGAATGTGACCACCATGACTATGATTATGAGTAACAATTTCCTTAGAAGAAGAACTTCCACTTCCACTATCTCTTCTTCCATAATTATTACTAGCTTCTCCTCCACCACTTCCTTCACCAGTTGTTGCTATTGTTGCACCAATcctatgattattattattatcagaCCAATTACACTGTCTTGGTTGTGTCTGATAAAATATCTTTGAAACAACAAGttctccttctttctcttcttcatgTTGTCCTAAATGATATTGATGCATCACCCAATTCGTCTTCTCCGGTTTTCGATTCTTCCCGAAATTAGTGTAGAGGACAAGAATTTTCTTGCAACCTTTTTGTTTTCCATTAACCATAACAGGTCTTGTCTTACCAGTTTTATGCCATCTTGTTTCTCCTCCTGATGATGTTCCTTGTAAGTCACATTCTTCAGTTTGAatctttcttctctttcttgttCCTGTTGTATATGCCTTTGATGGTCTATGGAAAAAGTGTCTGCTTAATCCATCTCTTGTCACTCCTGAAAAAATCAAAGTTAGGTGACTTAATTAGGTGAACTATATGTAAGATAAAATTAACCCTTTTGTTCaactttatttcttttatatataataataataaatatctAATAAGCTATTTTTTTAGCTAGTGTCAAACATATATCATTACACATAAAAACCTAGCTgagaatttaaattaaataataataaaaaaaataataatatatttcattttttgttagTAGTATGAATCATGAAATCGGTATGTGTGTGTTACTTCAGCAGgttgtaaaatgattattaatgTTACTTTTATTTCTgcgatttaaaaaaaatgaaaaaaatataagttgaaTTTTGCATagatgaattaattaattaacctgGAAGTTTTTCAGGATGGGTGTAACAAATTCCATCTTCTCCTTCAATAGTGAGAATGAATTCATCTATCAAAGGGTGTGATTTCATGTTCTTTGATTCAACTTTAGCTTCAAGATGTTCAATGAGTTCTTGATCTGTTGGATCAAATTTCACTCCTGCTGGTAGACCTAGCCAATCCTATTAGTTCCaatgaaattcaaattaaaaataaaaaaagtaattaaaggGGAAGAAATCAATAAGGAGAATattagagaaagagagagaatataattaaaagaaattaaaagaagaaaaaaaagaagatgaaaactAACTTTAGTTATAGCTTGCTACCTAAATAAGAAAAAGGATACATacaacattaaattaaatgtcaccatataaaaaaaataaaaaaagtttgcaGCGTAACTGCAATAACTGCAATCGCAACAGTATCATAAAGAAGGGAAAAATATTTGATGGTACATACCGGCTTTCCTTGATCGAACTTGTGTCCGCAGCGAGGACAGTGTTTGGATCCACACGACTGATGCTCTTCAAGCTTAGAATCTATGAGATCAGAGCTACTAACGTTGCTCATCTTattattcatcatcttctttaATTTGTGATGCTATCTCTTAGGATGAAACTTTATTGATATTATAAGGTCTTGTTGAAATGAAATTCTTGTACTATGAAATAGTAGTCTAACACCACTGAGCATAATCACCCCAAGATATATTAGATCAAACTTCAAAGCTCAAATTTTCCtacaaaatcattaaaaaaaatttgatgcaAGAAATTAAGACAAACTTTGTTCATTcatatagaaattaaaaactgaaaaaaataatataattgatgTGGCTAGCTATTACAAAGAATATATGGATTCATACAATGAACTATGGAAGATAAGGATGATGAGAGTATGCAGTTACTTACAAGAAAAGTgatggaagaaaaagaagaaactgTTGTTAGAATAATAAGATTGAGGGTggtagatagatagatataaaCTAAGGTGCTTTAAACAAGGAATAAAACACCAGAATTTGCTCTACTTTTTAGTCTTTAACTGAAGGCAAGgaagtgagagagagagaagagaagaaaaaaaataaaggaaaagttGTCTCTTTGTTTTCTATACTCTCTCACACATATCATACCATATACTATATACTATGTATGTACCTTATTTAAATACTATGaatatgatatataattatGTGAACCGTGTATTTGTAACCGGTTTATatggaaaaaagaaagagagagaagctatcaaacaaaataaaacccGGTTGGTTTTTTCTAATAAAGCTAACAATACTACTCATACCCCATGTTGTCTTCACTCTTCTATACTCCATGTATACTACTGTGCCACCgctgtattttttatttttttttattttaaaaatattttatttcaaaagagAGTTTAGGTGGGGTGAAACACACTAAATGTTAAAAAGTGAAGAATTATAGGTCTGCATCGGTCGCTGTTTAAACATATGGTTGTTAATGAAATTTTGGATGTTTTGTGCGAATTATGAATTCAGTGTCAGTTTTTTTATGTCATATGTTGATTACCGATACATATAGTTTTCGATATAAAAAATGTGCAAGAAACTGTTATATGTGATCCAATATAATGAATGGGCTAAAAAGTGGTCGACCGGCTAACCCGAGCCCATCAAGACAAAAAACAACACCCACACAAAACCTATCGATTCCAACACAAAAAAAAGTTGTGCCTCCCACTTATAGAAGCAGTAGGACTTGCCAGAACCATTTTCAAGAGGAGAATTTCATGCTGTCTACAATTGTTCAATAGGTGCAGATCCCTCGACAAATATTTGATCTTTACGAGAGTTTCAATCGACCACACAACACCATATCAAACTAAAAATCCATAACCTTTTGACCAACATCCAACCCTAGAAAGCTATTAAAGAGGCTTAAGAGAGTCGATAACCAACTAGAAGGCTTTTTTGTTAGTTCAAGcctaactttttattttcattggaGTCAAAGCCTAATAACCTAGcttacaaattatttatattaattatataattttttattttaatatacaCGCACCAAGGGGAAAAATATTGGTGTCTCAAATTTAAGTTCTTGAGTGGTTGCTTGTCCCGCACACCTTCCAAACTTTCTAAGTCGCTCGTATTCCAATACATGAAGACAAGAATGTCTTGAGGTTTTTGGTTCCTTGTTCGAATTATGAatttggtgtttatttttttataagtcataattttataattaaacttgATTCATTTATACACATGTactttatgatttatatttctatatgCTTTTATCTCTCTAGATCACTTTGTGGTTTCTTTCTGATTAAGAATCACAACTCATTCTCAAGAGGTTTATTTATGTGTCTATAAACCATGTACATTAATTTTTGGTTTCTCAAATTACACACTTTGCGTGTACGTAATTGCAAACGGTTTCTCAAAATACGCTCTACACACAACTGTAAAGAATCTTTCAGAATTAAAATATATCTAACAAATATATAGTTCATTTTCATACGCATAAATTTGATCCTTTTCAAGCGTCGTCAAATACAACTTTTTCATATAACTATTGtcaatttttacttcttttat
This portion of the Trifolium pratense cultivar HEN17-A07 linkage group LG3, ARS_RC_1.1, whole genome shotgun sequence genome encodes:
- the LOC123915534 gene encoding NAC domain-containing protein 75-like; its protein translation is MMNNKMSNVSSSDLIDSKLEEHQSCGSKHCPRCGHKFDQGKPDWLGLPAGVKFDPTDQELIEHLEAKVESKNMKSHPLIDEFILTIEGEDGICYTHPEKLPGVTRDGLSRHFFHRPSKAYTTGTRKRRKIQTEECDLQGTSSGGETRWHKTGKTRPVMVNGKQKGCKKILVLYTNFGKNRKPEKTNWVMHQYHLGQHEEEKEGELVVSKIFYQTQPRQCNWSDNNNNHRIGATIATTGEGSGGGEASNNYGRRDSGSGSSSSKEIVTHNHSHGGHIHRDEMSAVVGVNPLTSFTNAALDIQHLKSDHFGFLPFRKSTFDEVGIGEGSSAREMQASGGSCDQEQQQQHVVVHHHHHQQQHQQQQHQHQHHQQHEIHAHQQINANTAFHISRPSNPISTIISPPPLHHTTSIILDDNSYHVSTIMLQQNENFQQHQQQHHKLGGGRSASGLEEVIMGCTSTSSDTIKEESSIRNQQEAEWLKYSSYWPVDPHDNPNHHHG